One window of Nostoc sp. UHCC 0926 genomic DNA carries:
- a CDS encoding peptidylprolyl isomerase has product MAHLRIGNQIITSAEIVYLLASYQMLPQLCRLVIIERAIAPFELTPLEKANVIEQFYQNNQLATPQEQAKVLKHYSMSLEQLEAVATREMKIEKFKQATWGTKLESYFLQCKSQLDKVIYSLIRTSDAEAAQELYFRIKAQEQTFADCASLYSQGQEAQTGGMLGPVPISQPHPAIAQKLTISQPGQLWPPITLDEWFVIVRLEKLIPAQLDDAMRSTLLNHLFETWLAEEMSKAQLTIHEEEEFEIGRWGDGEVGRTTSPHPPITSSPHPPITPIDTALLTR; this is encoded by the coding sequence ATGGCTCACCTAAGAATTGGCAACCAGATAATTACAAGCGCAGAAATTGTGTATCTGCTAGCTAGCTACCAAATGCTGCCGCAATTGTGCCGTTTGGTGATTATTGAAAGGGCGATTGCTCCCTTTGAACTGACTCCATTAGAAAAAGCCAATGTTATTGAGCAATTCTACCAAAACAATCAGCTGGCAACGCCCCAGGAGCAGGCAAAAGTCTTAAAGCATTACAGCATGAGTCTTGAGCAATTAGAAGCTGTTGCTACACGAGAAATGAAAATTGAGAAGTTCAAGCAAGCCACTTGGGGGACAAAGCTAGAATCCTATTTTTTGCAATGTAAGTCTCAGCTAGACAAAGTAATTTATTCCCTAATTCGCACATCCGATGCAGAGGCGGCCCAAGAACTCTATTTCCGCATCAAAGCCCAAGAACAGACATTTGCTGACTGTGCCTCGCTGTATTCACAAGGACAAGAAGCTCAAACAGGAGGAATGTTAGGTCCTGTTCCCATAAGTCAACCGCATCCAGCAATAGCACAAAAACTTACTATTTCCCAACCAGGACAGTTATGGCCGCCGATTACATTGGACGAGTGGTTTGTGATTGTGCGGCTTGAAAAGCTAATTCCGGCTCAATTAGATGATGCAATGCGCTCTACACTTTTGAATCATCTGTTTGAAACCTGGTTAGCTGAAGAGATGAGCAAGGCGCAATTGACAATACATGAGGAGGAGGAGTTCGAGATAGGGAGGTGGGGAGATGGGGAGGTAGGGAGAACAACTTCACCTCATCCCCCCATCACCTCATCACCCCATCCCCCTATCACCCCAATAGACACTGCCCTGTTAACAAGATGA
- a CDS encoding peptidase domain-containing ABC transporter — protein sequence MIESTTTIQEFLASIHPFDQLSIASVEQIAAKLEPLRYRMGQAILVKETLPARVAILYQGQARLLGYAPLASAPDTLQLLKPGSIIGWTSLLRGVPCETAIASVETLCLTLKASDFLSLLELEPIIANAFRNYCSLVEVFDLLGAELERRGKIPDNLKELATVTIKQATILNLPVGKTPLQQLDPNLLWLVSSKGSNYGVGERLLLGSDRANITGEVRLVGFTDPTLRMTESDVNIASLSDTAIWANAPFAPERPEQTEEVEPGQGIKYLHISGRGPVDGTLACFQMLAQHNRMPFRRDVVRRALVSNFQRTGSISIQLCGALAELMGLTSQLVNVPAIAISKLPTPVLIPWQDSYAILYKATEKELVLAIPEQGIVRKKPADFAETWGEEGQVLLLQPTKETPQKRFGLSWFLPAIKKHRTVLIEVFIASLFVQLLGLANPLITQVIIDKVIIQNGINTLNVLGFLLIAMAVVEGIITWLRTNLFVDTTNRIDLSLGSEVIDHLLRLPLRYFEKRPVGEISSRINELENIRSFLTGTALTVVLDAIFSVIYIVVMIFYSWLLTIVALATVPLFALITFVFAPIIRSQTRTKAEHNAETQSYLVEVVSGIQTVKAQNIELNSRWQWQSRYGQYISASFENVLTSNTASSLSNFLNKLSSLLLLWVGAYLVLQQKLTLGQLIAFRIIAGYVTSPLLRLIQLWQNFQETALSLERLADILDTPQETEIAGRNNIPMPAIVGTVQYESVTFSFAKSPNPQLNNVHLDIEAGMFVGVVGQSGAGKSTLTKLLPRLYELDSGRIKIDGYDINKVELYSLRCQIGMVLQDTLLFDTTVQENIALTMPDATAEEIVEAAKIACAHDFIMNLPNGYETRVGERGSALSGGQRQRIAIARTVLQNPPLLILDEATSALDYATERQVCLNLAQVFKGRTVFFITHRLGTIQNADVILMMSQGRIAEQGTHIELMDLTGFYYCLYQQQEAQV from the coding sequence ATGATAGAAAGCACTACCACAATTCAAGAATTCCTCGCCAGCATTCATCCATTTGACCAGCTTTCGATCGCTAGCGTTGAGCAGATTGCAGCAAAACTTGAACCTTTGCGTTACCGTATGGGGCAAGCAATTTTGGTCAAAGAAACCCTCCCAGCTAGAGTAGCCATCCTATACCAAGGTCAAGCTCGTTTACTAGGATATGCCCCTCTTGCTTCTGCCCCAGATACCCTACAACTACTAAAACCAGGATCAATCATTGGTTGGACAAGCTTGCTGCGTGGTGTACCGTGTGAAACAGCGATCGCTTCAGTTGAAACTCTTTGCCTAACGCTCAAAGCCTCGGATTTTTTAAGTCTACTAGAACTTGAACCTATCATTGCCAACGCTTTTCGTAACTATTGCAGCTTAGTTGAAGTTTTTGACCTGTTGGGTGCAGAATTAGAACGTCGGGGCAAGATTCCAGACAATCTTAAAGAACTTGCGACTGTGACTATAAAACAAGCAACAATCCTGAACTTGCCTGTTGGCAAAACACCGCTTCAGCAATTAGACCCTAATTTACTGTGGTTAGTTAGCAGTAAAGGGTCTAACTATGGTGTGGGCGAAAGACTTTTGCTTGGCTCAGATCGAGCTAACATTACTGGAGAAGTTCGCTTAGTTGGTTTTACCGATCCGACACTCCGGATGACTGAATCTGACGTTAACATCGCCTCATTGTCAGATACTGCAATTTGGGCAAATGCTCCATTCGCTCCAGAGCGCCCAGAACAAACAGAAGAAGTAGAGCCAGGACAAGGAATTAAATACCTGCATATATCGGGTCGTGGCCCTGTAGATGGAACTCTTGCCTGTTTTCAAATGCTAGCGCAGCATAACAGAATGCCATTTCGCCGCGATGTCGTGCGCCGTGCGTTAGTTAGTAATTTTCAACGCACAGGAAGTATTTCCATTCAATTATGTGGTGCTTTGGCAGAATTAATGGGATTAACCTCTCAACTTGTGAATGTCCCCGCCATTGCTATATCTAAACTACCCACACCAGTTTTGATTCCCTGGCAAGATAGTTATGCAATTCTTTACAAAGCCACTGAAAAAGAACTAGTTCTCGCTATCCCAGAACAAGGCATTGTCCGTAAAAAGCCAGCCGATTTTGCTGAAACTTGGGGGGAAGAGGGGCAAGTACTTCTGCTGCAACCCACTAAAGAAACTCCTCAAAAGCGATTTGGCTTAAGTTGGTTTCTACCTGCTATAAAAAAACATCGTACTGTTTTAATTGAAGTCTTCATCGCTTCACTATTCGTCCAACTGTTGGGATTGGCAAATCCCTTAATCACCCAAGTAATTATTGATAAAGTTATCATTCAAAACGGGATTAATACTCTCAATGTTCTGGGCTTTCTGCTCATAGCAATGGCTGTCGTAGAGGGCATAATTACTTGGCTACGTACCAACTTATTTGTCGATACAACCAACCGAATTGATTTAAGTTTGGGTTCTGAAGTCATCGATCACCTGTTACGTTTACCACTGCGTTATTTTGAAAAGCGCCCTGTAGGTGAAATATCCAGCCGGATCAACGAATTAGAAAATATTCGCTCTTTCCTCACTGGTACTGCTCTGACTGTTGTTCTAGATGCTATCTTCTCTGTTATTTATATTGTAGTCATGATTTTTTATAGCTGGCTGCTAACGATTGTAGCGCTGGCAACAGTGCCGCTCTTTGCACTCATTACTTTTGTATTTGCACCCATTATTCGCAGTCAAACTAGAACTAAAGCAGAACACAATGCCGAAACTCAATCCTATTTAGTTGAGGTAGTATCTGGTATCCAAACAGTCAAGGCGCAAAATATTGAACTAAATTCTCGCTGGCAATGGCAATCTCGTTATGGTCAATATATTAGTGCTAGTTTTGAAAATGTTCTGACAAGCAATACTGCTAGCTCCCTCTCTAACTTCCTTAATAAACTATCAAGCTTACTTTTATTGTGGGTAGGTGCATATTTAGTATTACAGCAAAAACTAACTTTGGGACAGTTAATTGCTTTCCGCATTATCGCAGGTTATGTCACAAGTCCTTTGTTAAGGTTAATTCAACTGTGGCAGAACTTCCAAGAAACTGCTTTATCTCTAGAACGCTTGGCTGATATTCTCGATACTCCCCAGGAAACAGAAATTGCTGGGCGTAATAACATCCCTATGCCAGCAATTGTTGGCACAGTTCAGTATGAAAGTGTTACTTTCAGCTTCGCCAAAAGTCCTAACCCACAACTTAACAACGTTCATCTTGATATTGAAGCTGGTATGTTTGTTGGAGTTGTGGGTCAAAGCGGTGCAGGCAAAAGTACATTAACTAAACTTCTGCCCCGCCTTTACGAACTAGACTCTGGCCGTATCAAAATTGATGGCTATGACATTAATAAAGTAGAGCTTTATTCCCTGCGCTGTCAAATTGGCATGGTCTTACAAGACACTCTGTTATTTGACACTACAGTACAAGAAAATATTGCTCTAACAATGCCTGATGCCACAGCAGAAGAAATTGTGGAGGCGGCTAAGATTGCTTGCGCCCATGACTTTATTATGAATCTGCCCAACGGCTATGAAACTCGTGTTGGAGAGAGGGGTTCAGCTTTATCTGGTGGACAAAGACAACGAATTGCGATCGCTCGCACTGTACTACAAAACCCACCACTGTTGATTCTGGATGAAGCTACCAGCGCACTCGACTATGCTACTGAACGTCAGGTGTGCTTGAATTTAGCCCAAGTATTTAAGGGAAGGACAGTATTTTTTATTACCCACAGGCTAGGAACAATTCAAAATGCCGATGTGATTTTAATGATGAGTCAGGGAAGGATTGCTGAACAAGGTACTCATATAGAACTCATGGATTTAACAGGGTTTTACTATTGTCTATACCAACAACAGGAGGCTCAAGTTTGA
- a CDS encoding HlyD family type I secretion periplasmic adaptor subunit, giving the protein MSINNGNSNNQNGNGQHSNNGNGSSPKAAITSVQKLEQLSTKTSDIQPKPANTAPRYIPKFEQPVILRQSRKWSRAILWGLITVTTATIIWANIAKIEEAVSATGKLEPTGTVKEIQAPVGGVVKDIYVEDGQQVKTGDKLLSLDQTTANAQLDSLKKIRYSLVQENQFYQSQMRGGSERGRENTLTGSLPNQMLDLTKSRAALVAENGLYRAQLDGAGSTNGLDIEQKERLVSTSLELDARLTAAKLEVDQLSRQLNQTEIKLAATKDTLVMNRGILDNITPLMKDGAISQIQYFKQQEEVRNAQSEIDQLTQEGLRLQSAINQAQAKLQSTVAISRKDWLTQIADNKKKIAEIDSQLTKAIVENNKKIAENDSQLSQTQMNLQYQSMNSPVNGTVFELKAHTPGFVVTSSEPILKVVPDDALVAKVYITNKDIGFVKEGMTVDVRIDSFPFSEFGDVKGQLVWIGSDALPPDQIYPFYRFPAKVRLERQSISINGRKVLLQSGMSVSGNIKLRERTVMSIFTDMFSSSVESLKFVR; this is encoded by the coding sequence ATGAGTATTAATAATGGCAATAGTAATAATCAGAATGGGAATGGTCAGCACTCAAACAATGGCAATGGTAGTTCCCCAAAGGCAGCAATAACTTCTGTTCAAAAGTTGGAACAGTTATCAACAAAGACATCTGATATTCAACCAAAACCAGCTAATACTGCTCCCCGTTATATCCCCAAATTTGAGCAGCCTGTAATTCTTCGACAATCTCGCAAATGGTCACGTGCTATTCTTTGGGGTTTAATAACTGTTACTACTGCTACAATTATCTGGGCAAACATTGCCAAAATTGAAGAAGCAGTTTCTGCTACTGGGAAATTAGAGCCAACAGGCACAGTTAAAGAAATACAGGCTCCTGTTGGTGGGGTCGTTAAAGATATCTATGTTGAAGATGGACAGCAGGTTAAAACAGGAGATAAACTGCTCAGTCTTGACCAGACAACAGCTAATGCCCAACTTGATTCTTTAAAGAAAATTCGTTATTCTTTAGTACAAGAAAATCAATTTTATCAATCTCAAATGAGAGGAGGAAGCGAGAGAGGGAGAGAAAATACCCTTACAGGCTCACTCCCAAATCAAATGCTTGACCTGACCAAAAGTCGGGCTGCTCTAGTTGCAGAGAACGGATTATATCGTGCCCAATTAGATGGGGCAGGTTCTACCAATGGACTAGACATAGAACAAAAGGAACGCTTAGTATCCACTTCTTTGGAATTGGATGCGCGTTTGACTGCTGCAAAGCTGGAAGTTGACCAATTAAGTCGGCAACTCAACCAAACTGAGATTAAGCTGGCTGCTACTAAAGACACCTTGGTAATGAACCGAGGTATTCTTGATAATATTACCCCGTTAATGAAAGATGGGGCAATTTCTCAAATTCAATACTTCAAGCAGCAAGAAGAAGTTAGAAACGCTCAATCTGAAATTGATCAGCTTACCCAAGAAGGATTGCGTTTACAATCTGCTATTAATCAGGCACAAGCTAAGTTGCAATCAACTGTAGCTATTTCTCGTAAAGATTGGCTTACCCAAATTGCGGATAATAAGAAAAAAATTGCTGAGATTGATTCTCAGTTGACTAAAGCGATTGTCGAAAATAATAAAAAGATTGCGGAAAATGACTCTCAGTTGAGTCAAACTCAAATGAATCTTCAATATCAGTCAATGAATTCTCCAGTTAATGGTACAGTATTTGAACTTAAGGCACATACACCAGGGTTTGTGGTGACATCTAGCGAACCAATTCTGAAAGTGGTTCCTGATGATGCTCTGGTTGCTAAAGTTTACATCACCAATAAAGATATTGGTTTTGTTAAAGAGGGGATGACAGTGGATGTAAGGATTGACTCATTTCCTTTTAGTGAATTTGGTGATGTCAAGGGTCAGCTAGTATGGATTGGTTCTGATGCATTGCCACCAGACCAAATTTATCCTTTCTATCGTTTTCCTGCTAAGGTACGGCTGGAGCGACAGTCAATTTCTATTAATGGACGTAAAGTACTTCTGCAATCTGGAATGTCAGTCAGTGGTAATATTAAACTGCGAGAACGGACTGTAATGAGTATCTTTACTGATATGTTTAGCTCTAGTGTTGAAAGCCTTAAGTTTGTTCGCTAA
- a CDS encoding Uma2 family endonuclease, with amino-acid sequence MVFAQTSPPDVITTRLTLDEYRAMEETNPERHEYRNGEVITMSGGSESHSAIASNFLIYLGFLLRYTDFRLYNSDLRVWIPEYQCGTYTDLMVVNGEPEFNGNRNDEILNPTLIVEVLSPSTEAYDRGDKFRKYRSIASFCEYLLVSQTEPYIEQYHNLDRNSNDRWLWQVHSHLERTIILHSLNVEIPLTEIYRRINF; translated from the coding sequence GTGGTCTTTGCTCAAACCAGTCCCCCAGATGTAATAACAACTCGCCTAACGTTAGACGAGTACCGGGCTATGGAAGAAACAAACCCAGAACGCCATGAATACCGCAACGGAGAGGTTATTACTATGTCGGGAGGGTCGGAATCTCACAGTGCAATCGCCAGTAACTTCTTAATTTACTTAGGGTTTTTACTGAGATACACCGATTTCCGTTTGTATAATAGCGACTTGCGAGTTTGGATTCCTGAATATCAGTGTGGTACTTATACCGATTTGATGGTTGTTAATGGCGAACCAGAGTTCAATGGCAATCGCAATGATGAAATTCTCAATCCAACACTGATTGTCGAAGTTTTATCGCCCTCTACTGAAGCTTATGACCGAGGGGACAAGTTCAGAAAATATCGCTCGATTGCCAGCTTTTGTGAATATCTGCTTGTGAGCCAAACTGAACCGTACATTGAACAGTATCATAACTTGGATCGGAACAGTAATGATCGCTGGCTATGGCAAGTTCACTCTCACCTTGAGCGGACAATTATTCTGCACAGTTTAAATGTAGAAATTCCCCTGACTGAAATCTATCGTCGCATTAATTTTTAA
- a CDS encoding WGR domain-containing protein, with protein sequence MEIYLVFVNAIQNSNKFWAAIVEDGNLTVQWGRVGYQAQTKVHTLGNHQRAVSKFNNLVAEKMMKGYRRSQSQIDSNCEVSEINRAIELLEIIRPYVEQRNFSVAYINALNQYLKIVPTPLGMQIEPYRIYRSVEDVDYQMGLLNSLLTTPAPLAAVAVGHAPEATVETKVVSLKTISKNFWRHL encoded by the coding sequence ATGGAAATCTATTTAGTCTTTGTTAATGCTATCCAGAACAGCAATAAGTTCTGGGCGGCCATTGTCGAAGATGGTAATTTAACAGTGCAGTGGGGCAGAGTCGGTTATCAAGCGCAGACTAAAGTCCACACATTAGGCAATCATCAGAGAGCTGTTAGCAAATTTAACAATCTGGTAGCCGAAAAGATGATGAAAGGCTACAGAAGAAGTCAGTCACAAATCGACAGTAATTGTGAAGTTTCTGAAATCAACAGAGCGATTGAATTACTAGAGATTATTCGTCCTTATGTAGAGCAGAGAAATTTTTCAGTTGCTTATATCAATGCCCTAAATCAATATTTAAAGATTGTTCCAACACCTTTAGGTATGCAAATCGAACCATACAGGATATATCGCTCAGTAGAAGATGTTGATTATCAAATGGGATTGCTTAATTCTTTGTTAACGACACCTGCACCACTTGCTGCGGTGGCTGTTGGTCATGCCCCTGAAGCAACAGTAGAAACTAAAGTAGTCAGTCTTAAGACTATCAGTAAGAACTTCTGGCGACATTTGTAA
- a CDS encoding LssY C-terminal domain-containing protein: MQVLTRISAQCHLQRDSLIKSIAYTHQIVSLYQVTGVGATWLAHNGGGDGYYTHGELTICVLSANSVAQTKPYTQSPNPEPVEIKNRVWLLLRHLLRS, from the coding sequence TTGCAGGTTCTTACACGTATCTCGGCTCAATGCCATCTTCAAAGAGATAGCCTGATTAAAAGTATTGCTTATACACATCAGATTGTTAGCTTATATCAAGTGACTGGTGTCGGAGCTACGTGGCTAGCTCATAATGGAGGAGGCGACGGATATTACACACATGGAGAATTAACTATTTGTGTACTTTCAGCCAACAGTGTTGCACAAACAAAACCCTATACTCAATCGCCCAATCCAGAGCCAGTTGAGATCAAAAATCGAGTCTGGTTGTTACTAAGACATTTGCTAAGGAGTTAA
- a CDS encoding TRADD-N-associated membrane domain-containing protein encodes MLSGKVSEGTVTAAGGMAASVQCIQLAKDANDRLDKILLEIKDEY; translated from the coding sequence ATGCTATCAGGCAAAGTTTCAGAAGGAACCGTTACCGCCGCTGGTGGAATGGCTGCAAGTGTGCAATGCATTCAGCTTGCCAAAGACGCTAACGATAGGCTCGACAAGATTTTACTCGAAATAAAGGATGAATATTAA
- a CDS encoding class I SAM-dependent methyltransferase codes for MFEQQPQNLQLHVQQLATEALEQEQPSAWFEVLYAEAKGDTAKIPWAKLTPHPYLQDWLTNHQPFASGQKALVIGCGLGDDAEALAHLGFEVTAFDISPTAIAWCQERFPDSTVNYIVADLLAIPPQWHQAFDFVFECRNIQALPLNVRSLIISSVTSVIAPNGTLLLITRVRDTEVEPSGPPWALSNSELAQFENLGLCQVEQLVFSESEPLDVKQVRIEYQRHNSLTGVLPFSSGG; via the coding sequence ATGTTTGAACAACAACCTCAAAATTTACAGCTTCATGTCCAACAGTTGGCTACTGAAGCTTTAGAACAAGAACAGCCATCAGCATGGTTTGAAGTTTTATATGCTGAAGCTAAAGGTGATACAGCAAAAATTCCTTGGGCAAAATTAACTCCTCACCCTTATCTACAAGATTGGTTGACGAATCATCAACCGTTCGCTTCTGGACAAAAGGCGCTAGTCATTGGTTGCGGCTTGGGAGATGATGCCGAAGCTTTAGCTCATCTGGGGTTTGAAGTAACTGCTTTTGATATTTCACCGACAGCGATCGCTTGGTGTCAAGAGCGATTTCCTGATTCAACTGTCAATTATATAGTTGCAGATTTGTTAGCAATTCCCCCACAATGGCATCAAGCTTTTGACTTTGTTTTTGAATGTCGTAATATTCAAGCTTTGCCGTTGAATGTGCGTTCTTTGATTATTTCTTCAGTTACCTCTGTTATCGCTCCAAATGGAACACTGTTGCTGATTACTCGTGTTCGAGACACAGAAGTTGAACCTTCTGGCCCACCTTGGGCATTATCAAACTCGGAATTAGCACAGTTTGAAAATTTAGGGTTATGCCAAGTAGAGCAACTTGTGTTTTCAGAGTCTGAGCCTCTTGACGTTAAGCAAGTGCGGATTGAATATCAAAGGCATAATTCTTTGACAGGTGTATTGCCTTTCAGTTCTGGGGGATAA
- a CDS encoding GIY-YIG nuclease family protein has product MTPTPARRAEVLVMSQEALLKWKSQILDYQQRVRETKPVQQATLFDIAPNHCDPDRIDPLQLSVRRRSPPSASLSFWRMPADSPGDACLYFVVDSAAGLILYVGETCRSNKRWKGIHACKDYIASYQDLHYRYEMKTAVNIAFWWDTPVDRRARQELGVGVEFNFEVAIAI; this is encoded by the coding sequence GTGACCCCCACACCAGCACGTAGAGCAGAGGTGTTGGTGATGAGTCAAGAGGCGCTGCTGAAGTGGAAGTCTCAGATTTTGGATTATCAGCAACGGGTGAGGGAAACCAAGCCAGTGCAGCAGGCGACGTTATTCGACATTGCACCCAACCACTGCGACCCAGACCGGATTGATCCGTTGCAGTTGTCAGTGCGTAGGCGTAGCCCGCCTTCGGCATCGCTCTCTTTTTGGAGGATGCCAGCAGACAGCCCCGGCGATGCGTGCCTGTACTTTGTTGTTGACTCTGCGGCTGGCTTAATTTTGTATGTGGGGGAAACTTGCCGCTCTAACAAGCGCTGGAAAGGGATTCACGCCTGCAAGGATTACATAGCCAGCTACCAGGATTTGCATTATCGCTATGAGATGAAGACAGCAGTCAACATCGCTTTTTGGTGGGATACGCCTGTTGACCGACGCGCACGGCAGGAGTTGGGAGTTGGAGTTGAGTTTAATTTTGAAGTGGCGATCGCCATTTAA
- a CDS encoding GIY-YIG nuclease family protein, giving the protein MIDLSTINLLSLPSLPLEQCRQLPDYSGIYFVLSASDDILYIGCSINLQERWIVHHRYQQFQEIGNIRISWLQVIDVSQLNVLEQELISYFNPLLNKRRILKDGKTSQQKWNDANQESIKKAQSAYNKKRPIWSFRPAPVIIEWLEQGRLKDKNGNLESNGMLLNRQLKKLMELESKLSQWQKNLNLRKFRISR; this is encoded by the coding sequence ATGATTGACTTATCAACTATTAATCTTTTAAGTTTGCCCTCTCTTCCGCTTGAACAGTGTCGTCAATTACCAGATTACTCAGGTATCTATTTTGTTTTATCTGCAAGCGATGACATTCTTTATATTGGTTGCTCAATCAACTTACAAGAGCGATGGATAGTACATCATCGATACCAGCAGTTTCAGGAAATAGGTAATATCAGAATCTCCTGGTTGCAAGTTATAGATGTAAGCCAATTGAACGTGCTTGAGCAAGAGTTGATTAGTTATTTTAATCCTCTCTTGAATAAGCGTCGTATTTTAAAAGATGGTAAAACAAGTCAGCAGAAATGGAATGATGCTAATCAAGAAAGTATAAAAAAAGCGCAGTCAGCTTACAATAAAAAGCGTCCTATTTGGTCATTTCGTCCTGCACCTGTAATCATTGAATGGCTAGAACAAGGGCGATTGAAAGATAAGAATGGCAATTTAGAAAGTAATGGAATGCTTCTAAATCGTCAACTCAAAAAGCTTATGGAACTAGAAAGCAAATTAAGTCAATGGCAAAAGAATTTAAACCTGAGAAAATTTCGGATATCGAGGTAG
- a CDS encoding helix-turn-helix domain-containing protein: MRVTFSKEFTDLGKRIKKYRQASNKSLAELAAEAGISVPHWNRIENEKVQELPFDTLQGIEKALGSDLGVHFND, encoded by the coding sequence ATGCGAGTCACTTTCAGTAAAGAGTTTACAGATTTAGGTAAGCGGATAAAAAAATATAGACAAGCATCAAACAAGTCTCTTGCGGAACTAGCAGCTGAAGCTGGAATCAGCGTTCCTCACTGGAATCGAATTGAAAACGAGAAAGTTCAAGAATTGCCATTTGATACATTGCAAGGAATTGAAAAAGCTTTAGGTAGTGATTTGGGGGTACACTTTAATGATTGA
- a CDS encoding ParB/RepB/Spo0J family partition protein, whose translation MDGYKIGEIRSEDGSVLVLLNIEDLFPFFQNPVKWCDPDKLMRFRRLIEEGVKFPPITVCKENERLVVYDGHHRWFAAYLAGCKQILAWVT comes from the coding sequence ATGGATGGATATAAAATTGGCGAGATACGCTCTGAAGATGGAAGCGTTCTAGTATTGCTTAATATTGAAGACCTATTCCCCTTTTTTCAAAATCCGGTCAAGTGGTGTGACCCTGACAAACTGATGCGATTTAGGCGGTTAATTGAGGAAGGGGTAAAGTTTCCACCAATCACTGTATGTAAAGAGAATGAAAGACTAGTTGTATATGATGGGCATCATCGATGGTTCGCTGCTTACCTGGCAGGGTGCAAGCAAATCTTGGCTTGGGTAACTTAA
- a CDS encoding HNH endonuclease, translating into MTKNLAYYINKFANLRVSRSNGVAPNKPILLLSIIELISQGEIRQNQVPLSAELIATFLKLWSHLEPVRKPDIGQPFFYLRSDGFWHFQPNLGFELTVTSKAKIVTPGAIRQAVEYAYLDDKLWSLLQNESDRTILTHTLINSWFNERTQDIESLLQVNAFAELQDQLQRSGGKVYQPEELEDEQAVIVRDGAFRKIVVSTYNHTCAFCGLQILDSLSQNIVDGSHIKPFSQFYDDRIDNGLSLCKNHHWAFDRFWFTINNDYTIIVSDNLREDSPNARPMREFRGDRIILPSQQQYYPRRDSLQWHREEFSRRAA; encoded by the coding sequence ATGACGAAAAATCTCGCCTACTACATCAATAAGTTTGCCAATCTCAGGGTATCCCGTTCTAATGGGGTTGCACCGAATAAACCTATTTTGCTGCTATCAATTATCGAGCTGATCAGCCAGGGGGAGATTAGGCAAAATCAAGTTCCTTTATCTGCTGAACTCATCGCCACATTTCTTAAACTGTGGAGTCATCTAGAGCCAGTACGCAAACCAGATATTGGGCAACCGTTTTTTTACCTTAGAAGCGATGGCTTTTGGCATTTCCAACCCAATCTTGGATTTGAGTTAACAGTTACATCTAAAGCAAAAATTGTCACTCCTGGGGCTATTCGGCAGGCAGTTGAGTACGCCTACCTTGATGATAAACTCTGGTCACTGCTGCAAAACGAGAGCGATCGCACTATACTAACCCACACACTCATTAATTCGTGGTTTAACGAGCGTACACAGGATATCGAGTCATTATTGCAAGTCAACGCCTTTGCTGAACTACAAGACCAGTTGCAACGCTCCGGCGGTAAGGTCTACCAACCAGAAGAATTAGAAGATGAACAAGCTGTAATTGTGCGAGATGGTGCGTTCCGTAAAATCGTTGTCTCAACTTACAACCACACTTGCGCGTTCTGCGGGTTACAGATACTTGATTCACTTAGTCAAAACATCGTTGATGGCTCACACATCAAACCATTCTCCCAGTTTTACGACGACCGCATTGATAACGGGCTGTCACTATGCAAAAATCACCACTGGGCTTTTGACCGCTTTTGGTTCACCATCAACAACGATTACACTATCATCGTCTCTGACAACCTGCGAGAAGATTCACCCAACGCTAGACCAATGCGAGAATTTAGGGGCGATCGCATTATCTTACCCAGTCAGCAGCAGTATTATCCTAGACGGGATTCTCTACAATGGCATCGTGAAGAGTTTTCGAGGCGTGCTGCATGA